TGGTAGTATACCTCAATAAAGATTCGCTTAGGTGATACAGGGCTATTCGATGCCTAAATGAAATCGATACGATAAGTAGGCGCCATGCTGCCAGGTCCAAGCCAGTCGTTCTTCTTGAGAGCCGCGATTAAGTCATACAAGGTCATCTAAAATCAGTTAACCCGGAAATAAAGAATACGATTGTCCATTAGAAAAGATGGCCCTGCTACTGCTAACGACTGCTATCTTACCATTTACGTCTATTTCGTTTATGCTTTTGATAAGAAGAGGCCACCGCTGCTGAATCCAGATTCTCAGAATATACCCCACAGCTAGTATACACCCACCAGCAACGACCATTCCCACCCAGTTATCGAATCACTCATCAACTTGGTAGCTAGTCGGAATCCGGGATAAATAACATTCCACCAGGATACGCGAATTAAGACGGGTCATAAACTCGGACCTTCCGCCACATTCGGCAAAGTGATTTTAATTGTCGTAAATTCCTGCCGGATCAAATCGTCCGGGAAAACATTATCCTTGAGCTGCTCTACTTGTTTCTTTTTCAGATAAGGAAAAGAAAACAGCACGCTCTGCTGATCAATCTGCCGAATAAAGCGGCCTAAGGGCATGAGCCGCAAGGGTATTTTCAGCCATAATTCTTCTGCGATATCCTTCTTGCTCCTTATACGGCAAAAACCTGAAAATTGCCTAGGGGAGAATAAGAATTATTTAACAGCTAGCTAAATAACTCTTGCTACGTTGCAGGCTGCTGCTACCCGCAGCACTTACCTCCTCTCCCACTCTATTTTCAGCTTAGTTAAGGCATGTCTGATAAGTACACATTATGTAAAGTAGGGCTTGTTTTCCAAGAATTAATAAGAAAGGAGTGCTAGCATTTAAAGAAAGAGTATTAAGCAATCATTCTGAGGAGAAAACAATGGCATTAGCAACAAAAAACATGGATTCAGCAACAAAATATAGCGGGTGTTGCAACAAAAGAAATGCGGATTCCTTTGTTCCTCGGGAAGAGCGTGCTCCTCTCCCACCTAGCCAAGACTTATAAGTACCTATATATTAAATTGGATAACAAACTAAATGTGGCCAGAACCCGCAAGTTTGCGCTAAATTAGTTATTTACTAGCCAGAAACAGATTCATCCTTCTACCCTCCTAAAACCATTCAGAAAAGGTATGAGCAGGCTAGTACCTTTCCTGAAAGGACAATACTCCGGAAAAATAAATGATATTCATTACCTAGAAGGCTGACGGTAGGAACGACGATCTACTCGCCCGAAACCGCACCAGCTCCCTGCATTACCACCAAACCCTCACCTGAGTTTGCTGCTGGGAGGAGGACATTTGGAAAAAAGAACCAAAACCGAATTTGCCCGACTACCAGGAGATATCCTGTTTTGCCACGGCGGAGAACCGCATCAATTTATCACCCAAGAATTTCCTTCTAAAAACATCAATCTCGAAATAGATTATTCCTTTTACGGCACTACGACATCTCCGAAAGTAGCATTGATCAAGCCGTTTCCAAAACGTAAACGCGAGTTCTTAATCTTAAAAGCATATCGGGAAGTGCGGACCAAAGACTCCGATACGGAAACTTCCATCCAAATGCTGCTGCTTAGTTTAATGCAAGAATCCGTTAAGATAACAACGGGTATTCCCACCTAAATGGACCGTCTTGCTTATGGAAATACTACAGGATAAATGGAACGAACCAGTGACCTTGCCGGAACTTGCTTCCCTCACCCAGGTGCATCCCGTTACCATCTCGAAACATTTTACCAGGTATTTTGCCTGTACCTTGGGAGAGTACAGGCGGAAATTAAAAGTAAACAAAAGCCTTGCTTTATTGCGAAATCCGCATCTTTCGTTAACGGACGTGGCTTTAGAATGTGGCTTTGCCGACCAAAGTCATTTTATCCGCATTTTTAAAGAAATGACGGGTTGGCTGCCGAAGCATTTCAAAAAATTATAGTTTTAAGCACGAGGCTAATCTCATTCTATTTTTAGTGCTTATTCATGGCCATCTTTCCCCCATTTCCAACAGCCATTAATGAACCCATGAAATCGTTACTCCTTCCGGTAGTCTCCTGCCTTTTGGCGCTTTTTCTTTTTACCTTTTCGTGTCAAGGTCCCGCTAATTTAACTACTAGAGAAAGACCCGTAGATAAGAATAAGCCACTGGAAAGATACGTCGATTCCCTGGCGCAGGCCCTGGTAGACAACTCCCAAATAGCCGGCATAGCCATTGGCGTGATGCGCCACGATTCGGTTCTGCTGCTAAAATCGTACGGCTACGCGGACCTGGAATTTGCGGTACCTATGCCGGTGAATGCTTCTTTCGAAATTGGGTCCATAACCAAGCAGTTTACCGCCGTGGCCATTATGCAACTGGTAGAAAAAGGTCTCTTGAGCCTGGATGATGATATTAGCAAATACTTGCAGATTAGCTTTCCCAAAGAAGCAATTACGGTTCGGCAGTTACTGCATCATACTTCCGGTATAAAAGAGGTGCGCTTAGGCGATATCCTTTATAGCCATTACTCGCGTGACACCGTCCTGAGCTTAATTGAAAAAGCTCGCTTCGATTTTAAACCCGGTACCGAGATGATGTACAATAATAAGGGCTATTTCTTACTCGGCTTAATAATTGAAAAACTGACCGGACAAACCTACGAAGAATATCTTACTAAAAACCTTTTTCTAAAAGCTGGCATGCAAAATAGCTACTTATCGGATCAAGAAAAGGTTATTAAATTACGGACGCACGGTATAACAATGTGAGTAAAGATGGGAAACTAACCCGGGCCGAGCAGCCTTACTTTCGGTGGACTTTTTCAGCCGGCGCTTTATCTTCCACGGTGGAAGATCTGCTCCAATGGAATCAAGCCCTACACAGCAGTGCTAAGATTTTAAAACCGGAGACTTATCAGGAACTGATTCGGGTGGGCCGCTTAACGGATGGCACCGTATTGCGCTATGCCAAAGGATTACAAGTATTCCGGTACAAGGGTTACTCGGTAATTGGCCACGGCGGCTCAGGCAGTGGCATCTTGTGTGATTCCCGCTATTTTCCGGAACAAAAGCTAACTATTATTGTCCTACAAAATACCTACCGCCGGGCCAGTGAATCCGATATATCCTTACCGATTGCTGACCGGTTGCTTCCGGCTAAAAAAAAGGTAACCGACCAGTTTCAGGGTGATCTCTCCCTATATCAAGGAACCTATAAGGGCCTTTTCGATTTGAACGTCCAGGTGGTTGATTCGAAGTTAGTTATAAAAAGAAGCTGGCAGACTAATGGCGACACTCTAACCTATGTTGGCCAGCAGCAATGGGCTTTAGGGAATGATCGGTATTCTTTTAAAATAGAAAACGGGCAGGTAAAAGAGATTCATTGGGATCCTATTTCAGCCTATATTAAATTAAAAAAAGTCAAGTAAATAGAACTGTTACCCTTTCTTTAGCTCAACCATTTGTTAGACTCAATGCCCTGGAATGAAGTCTCATAACCAGTGTTATGATAAATAGAATTACCTTCGGATAGCTTCTAGCTCTTGATACAGGCGTAAAGCTAAATGATCTAGCTGCTGCTGGAATACGCCGATCTCTAATGCGGTAAACAACCCTAACTGTTCATTATAAAAAGTATATAACGCCTCGTCCTGCTCACTGTTGGCAAAACCCATCAACATCAGAATCACCCGGCCCAGATCACTTTGATAGGGTTCGGCCACAATCCCTAGTTGGTTCAAACCAGACATGAGCTTTTGACTTTTGAGCTCTTCTTTTAAGAGCAGGACAATCAAGGGAGCTGGAATCAGGGAAGTCATAGGGAACATACACGCGTTACTTTATAGAATAGTCCCCAAGATAAACCATTTTCTGCTGAATGGGAAGTATACTTCCTGTTTATCTCTCCTACTTGCTTTACTTTTCCACCATGGAGAAACTCGCCCACGTCTTTGGCCGGGTACTGTACGACAAAAGACGGCAACAAGGCTTAACCCAGGAGCAGGTAGCCGAACGCTGTAACCTAGACCGCAAATACATTTACTTGTTAGAGAAAGGCAGGAATCAACCTTCTTTAGGGTCTCTTTTTGCACTTGCGGCCGCCTTCGAGATGACTCCCATGGCTTTAATTGCTGAAGTCCAGCAACGCTTAGCGGAGCATCCCACCGCCTAAGCAATGATCCTCCGGTAAGTTTTCAATTAAGAATATATAACTGGTGGTGGGGTGATTAACTTTCCCGGGGAAAGTCTACTAATTCTTTCAAAGGCATTTGCAAGGCCTCACTTAAGCTCACCAGCACATCCAGGGTAACGGTAAACTGCGCCTTCTCAATCCGGTAAATAGTTTGTTGGCTAGATTCGCCTCGTCCGCTAAAGCTTGTTGACTGTAGCCCCGCTCTTGCCGTAACTTTCTTAGATGTCGGCAAAGCTGCTGATCTCTGCTGGATTCTTCACTCCTTAAAGGTCTGGCTTCCCGGAAAATTATCTGTATACACATATGTTTACAAGCCGGATTTTGTTAGCTTTGCTGCTGCCCCAGCGGCTTCCTCGATCCTCCAGGAGCGCCGCCGCTAGAGGAGCTCTAAACTATTGTCGCATTTTAACACAACCCTTATGTTCCTTACCTTATTAGATACCCACAAAGGCCAGGAGATCGCCCTGGAAGTCACGGTCGAATACACCACGCCGCCACCCACTTGTTACTGGTACTCGCCACGGTCCACGCTACGGATGAAGCCCCGGATGGCGCCGAGTCCCCGCCCTTT
The Adhaeribacter pallidiroseus DNA segment above includes these coding regions:
- a CDS encoding helix-turn-helix transcriptional regulator, with amino-acid sequence MEILQDKWNEPVTLPELASLTQVHPVTISKHFTRYFACTLGEYRRKLKVNKSLALLRNPHLSLTDVALECGFADQSHFIRIFKEMTGWLPKHFKKL
- a CDS encoding serine hydrolase domain-containing protein, giving the protein MAIFPPFPTAINEPMKSLLLPVVSCLLALFLFTFSCQGPANLTTRERPVDKNKPLERYVDSLAQALVDNSQIAGIAIGVMRHDSVLLLKSYGYADLEFAVPMPVNASFEIGSITKQFTAVAIMQLVEKGLLSLDDDISKYLQISFPKEAITVRQLLHHTSGIKEVRLGDILYSHYSRDTVLSLIEKARFDFKPGTEMMYNNKGYFLLGLIIEKLTGQTYEEYLTKNLFLKAGMQNSYLSDQEKVIKLRTHGITM
- a CDS encoding serine hydrolase domain-containing protein — its product is MSKDGKLTRAEQPYFRWTFSAGALSSTVEDLLQWNQALHSSAKILKPETYQELIRVGRLTDGTVLRYAKGLQVFRYKGYSVIGHGGSGSGILCDSRYFPEQKLTIIVLQNTYRRASESDISLPIADRLLPAKKKVTDQFQGDLSLYQGTYKGLFDLNVQVVDSKLVIKRSWQTNGDTLTYVGQQQWALGNDRYSFKIENGQVKEIHWDPISAYIKLKKVK
- a CDS encoding helix-turn-helix domain-containing protein, whose translation is MEKLAHVFGRVLYDKRRQQGLTQEQVAERCNLDRKYIYLLEKGRNQPSLGSLFALAAAFEMTPMALIAEVQQRLAEHPTA
- a CDS encoding helix-turn-helix domain-containing protein, whose product is MPTSKKVTARAGLQSTSFSGRGESSQQTIYRIEKAQFTVTLDVLVSLSEALQMPLKELVDFPRES